Below is a genomic region from Ascaphus truei isolate aAscTru1 chromosome 5, aAscTru1.hap1, whole genome shotgun sequence.
ttgtttttctattatttgagactagcacctgtctaaatgaaccagtacattgagtgcaagctgtgatgtttgtttttatttttatatatatataattttatatatatatatgtgtgtgttcacATTACATTTAGTGAATAGTATTGACACTGTGTAGGTGTGTTTGTACCTCCTGTGTATTTTCCCTCCGATAGAGCCTTGGAggaatatatctctatatatagttTTAGATATTATATTAACGTATAGTCAGCTTATACTTTTTATTACTGATCTTATTCCTCCAAACATCATAAGAGTGAGTGGAAATGTATTGCATTTATTGCACATTCACTTGCACGTTATATTTATTAATTCACACATGAGGACAGTTTGCGCCTAAGGTCTTTTTGCTTTTATTCTTAAGGGTGTTGAGAAACACCCTTCCGTCAGCTGCACCTCTCCACATGTACTAATTACCATTCCTGGTTATTTTTGTTCACTAACACCAATCACCCTTATTTAAGTGGTTTAGGTGTGCACATTCTTTTTTGTTGCTGATCCAAAATATAACAATGTTTTACTCCAAACAGCTTTCAATCTGTTACAATCTATTGTTATTCATAGTGTCTATCTGTTCTTCCTTATGCACTGCATTATATATTAAAAgggaattaaaaaataatatgtTGGAATAACAATAAGAAGGAAGAAGTGGCCTATTGTAATATTCAATCTCATGTTTTTACATTCTCACCTTGATTAAAGAAGATCCCAGCCAACCAGAGCACTGCCAGGAACATGGGAAAATATTCTGTGCAATTTATCCTGGGATGAGAAAAAAATTATTTGAACCtattattttgtgattttgtTTTTTGTACACAAGGTTTGCTggtactaatttttttttttagcaattagCATACTCCTCTTCTAGCAATAAGAGAAAAAGGGACATGcatgctaaaaaaaataaaaaaaaataatggggaAGAGAAGGTGATATATCACTGAGGTTATTATGGAAGTTGATAACCGCATCTTAGAGTTTATCTTTAGTTGGAagtagttcaaagttctagtagttcaaagttctagtagctgtgtgtgtgtgtgtcatggacTTTCTTGTGGAAAACTACAACAAATCACAAGGTGGGAGAAGCAGTTTAACCCCTCCCAAAAAAAGCACTTGTCATCAGGGACGCTTTAAGGCACTGGTGTGCCCTGGGCAAATTATAAACTAGTGGGACACCCTAACCATTGCTTTTAAGAAATTACCATGCATGGACTAGGGGGGTAGAGTTATGGTCTTAAGGGGGTTAGTTATGGTGGGGGATATGTATGGTCCTggttggagaggaggagaaggtattGGCCTGTGGGTTAAGGTATGGGTCTGTGGGCAGTTAGGCCCACaatagaagggaggggggcagcgaGTGTGCTTACCTGCAGCCTCTGAAGATGGAGGGGACCTTCTAGATGCCTGTGGAGGCGGGCCTGCTGGAGGGGCCCATTGAGGTGCCTGTTAGAGGGGGACTCCTTGTAACCAGGCCACCTCTGACAGGTACCTATGCAGAATCTGTCAGAGGATGTTTGGGTCACCAGTAGGGTGCCCTGGCCCCCTGACTCAGGACAGCAATCCTAGctgtccctcccacccacccccccccccccccccacgtcggCTGACCTGCATGGGCCCCTGACAGCGATGGGCCCTGTGCAACCACCACCTTTTTCCCATTGGATATTATGGACACCGAGCAATAAATAGACTTTAAAACCATTGATGTGGCCAGTGACCGTGTTGGCAAGCCTGGCAAAAATACAAAGGGCCCCATTCAATATACTCTGGAGGCAGTAGCTTTGACAGATCCATGTCAAACCAATTGCAACAACAAAAATGTCCACCCTTATCTATCACAACAGGAATACATCACATATCAATATATCCCTGGCAACTCCGGTAAGGAAGAGAGACGATAGAAAATGTGAGACCATCTGAACTTTACTCTCCATTTTGTTTGGCTCTACAGTTTTCATGGGTGTCTCTTCCCCATAACATTTCCAAAAGAATTGAATGATCAAATTCGGCAAAAAGTGAATATTTTTGCCGAAGCCCCGGCTTCGGAATTCATTGAATAGTGCCCTAAATCCTGATCAACGCTTGTTACACTAGAGACTGGCTTCATTCCTTACTGAGCTCGGAAGACTCTCTCAAATTCCGGGGGGCCCGATGTTGAGGGAGGGGAGACGCCGTAATTTCGCCTGGCTGCAATCACTTTTAGAGCAAAGTACGCTgcaaggaaagaaggaaagattAATATCAGCAGTGTCCGGAGACAAATCCATGTCATTACATTTGGGCTACTTGTATCCCTTGCATAGGGAATGGGCCAGGTATTTCTCTTTATCATGGAGACTCACCAAAATGTAGCTAAAATTTTTACAATTTTCCCCCCATTCGATGAAATCTAATTGAAGAGGAAGAGGTTTCTTTAATGCAACATTCCCACCCAGAAGTCTATATGAGTCAACCTCATGTAATGTCAATGTCTTCCTTTCTTTAAACAAAAGAGCGTGTTCAACTCTTTGgtttaaagaaaatattttaaaatatttatagcTTCGGAGGTTACAGTACTATGGTAACGTTTACCCTGCTCCAAGCTCCATTTtaccggacacttaatatttcaaacatgTATATATCGCCTTAACGGAGCATCAGATTTTGAAAAATGCAGATAACTTTGGAAAGGGCAAGACAAGATCTATGAAAGTGCAAGAAATTAAATGATCagcgtggactgctgctttaatttccTTCCGAAATTACCCTGATAGTGCTTTTCACATGCTAGCCAGTGTGATCTTAGGCCTCGGCTATAGTGGAAGCGCCCGAGCGCAcgctcgcctgcagcaggagagatttaCTGGGAAGGAGGGAACAGGGAggtgtcggggggtggggggtcgttgggtgtggccgtgatgtcattgggcaaatacaaacttgtttgtatcgCGAAGCGACTATCTCCCCGTTGCGCATGTGCACGCGTTAGCACGCGCACACTATACACAAATACATTGACGTCCTAGTTTTTGTATTCGACCCGAGCGATGTAGCTCACGCCGTCTCCTGCACTGGAGTAGGCAGTATAATTTTTGGAAATTCTTGCCACTGTTTTGGAGATCTATTCTCTAAACAAAAGGCTAGAACTATACAGTTATATTTAGTATTGATTCAGATTGTGTCCTTTTCAATATTAATGGGGGTTGCATTTTCCTCATCTGAGCAAGCAGTGCACCTCCCACATATTGAAAAGAAACCCAACAATGGCGACCCAACAATAATAATACATTGCAGGCGCTACTGGCTCATAATCAAGCAATTGTGCTGTAAGGCAGGgttgcgtaaactggggggcacgagattatctgcggggggggtGGGATTTACAGGGCCCTgcatgcttcccgaaggcacttaaatgaaatgcctgggaagcagcgaaggcctctgtaaactgcacttaccttggttcagacggcttctggagaagcgtcaccatggcaatgtgatgtcatgatGCCCAGAACACCagaaccaaggtaagggggggcacgcggagagggggacagctggcaggggggcgcaggagaaaaagattgcgcCTCCCTGCTGTAAGGGAATACTAGGCACCTCTTGTGGAAAATAAATcaactccccctccaccccccagacATCTCACTTGTAGTTCTAAATAACATTAGGAGACTGTTACTATATGCAAAATTGTTAAGTCGTTATACTGATGCATCTCACCCACGATGGACCCTACTAGTGTAAGAGAATTTCATTTGCCTCCATAGATATTCATAGCAAAGCACAACCACCAATACATCTCATCTTTGTTAATCTAATGGTGATAATTCCAGTGCTGCCTAATTTCTTCCATCCACTCTCTGCCAGAGCTGCtgaccctctccttctccctccccgggTTTATACATTGTTATATTGTGGTAATGTATATATGTTACTGATTTCATAAGTACAGCActtcaccccctctcttccccctcccccaaaaaaaaatgttttttgtttcgGCACGGTTAAGCTATAAGACAAGGTGGTCCTGTATGATAAATACACAAGAGGTGCTATGTACCTTGTTCCAACACTCCGAGGAGGGTGACAGCACCCAACAGGGCTATTTGATGCAACATGGTGTGCCCAGGGGATGACATGTTCAAACTCTTCTTGATCTTGTCTTTCCTAGAGGTAACAATCAGATCAGTATCTGGCTAAGCATGATTTCTCAAACATATCTGTCTTAGAGGTTACATCGTTAcaggtacatagtagatgaggttgaaaatagacatgtgtccatcaagtttaagctatgctaaatgtagacgacagatactttatcctatatccgaacttacagtatattgatccagtgaAAGACAAACAAatgcaatgatatctcataaggggaaaaataaattccttcctgactccaagaattggcaataagattactccctggatcaacattcttcccatgtttacttatttggtgtatccctgtatacctttaatttctaaaaagatgtcaaacctttttttgaacaaatctattgtatctgcctgtgacgagggaaggggagctggcccggtattaaaggggttacaccccagctggCCAACCCTACCCTcgtgtgggaggcgaggggttaactataATAatggtgtaacgggtattccaccccacccaatcgcatatatagtgtgggtgagtagaacatgcggtgttaccggtgtggtgcgtatacctgcaggctcacaggaggtctgagcctccgctagtgagagcctggggtgaatcctctggaacgtttcttctttcagcgcctccacctatgtaggattctatagaaatgtagaatgaccctaacataggaacccactcagaaaccacacacacagtgattatataactaatgactttactaacaaataataataacctgtgtccctctcactaggagacactaacagtgacgtctcgcaggacgattccccaacactaggtgatcccacccagtgtcccaagaaccccacccaatgtcccgtactcctacagagatagtcaatgggtgactgcgcagtcactaagaacctctaggcctgttggtgcacatatgatggtataatacctgccgagcactccggtgctcgggtcagcaacaatcttctcaaagggtcagacgtgtgatgaatccgtctgatcctccaaccgaactcctttgtacgcagaccgccagggcggtctccctctggaatagtctctgcggaccccaacgtgggtccgaaccgcttcacaggaaccacagcgtccgctgagtccctatctaatataagtggtactaacgtgacaggaaccctaacctagggcctgtccctgtagtacagcaacctgtagtggcttggggaactcctatggccggtagggggtaatgacctgtcccactcccctaact
It encodes:
- the LOC142495915 gene encoding leukotriene C4 synthase-like isoform X3, whose amino-acid sequence is MSSPGHTMLHQIALLGAVTLLGVLEQAYFALKVIAARRNYGVSPPSTSGPPEFERVFRAQINCTEYFPMFLAVLWLAGIFFNQGAAAVNGQLYLFFRYRYFKGYVSSSQGRLGPMYMNAGFLLVLLGQSAAGILHVLFSHYLGWEILSFFIPAKDL